The following proteins are encoded in a genomic region of Candidatus Poribacteria bacterium:
- a CDS encoding phytanoyl-CoA dioxygenase family protein: MALTNMQLEQYRRDGFIIVPDVYTAAEMREALEAMERIFYGKTFAEHLADLDASSGATAGVKDGFHEGGHGRAQFATGVDALDRLIENDNYLDIFEQCLGTDRIAYCNAHLFMRSGPTDKRHAAHPWEGYHIDHDTNTFLPPSARVGLYDYVNSGVYLHDVEDDGAPMHVIPGSHTLLAEMLPRWFEEGSASGRGSFPDIREITEFAKPIPTVAKAGSALFYSSYLVHAAVPFANKRRQRALWTLSCCRADASSSTKYSNVYRFGERDTWIPFCNRTSPRVRALFGWPRSGDPYYTPQTLDLLRRWWPDMDLAPYRGA; this comes from the coding sequence ATGGCGTTGACGAACATGCAGCTCGAGCAGTACCGCCGGGACGGCTTCATCATCGTCCCGGACGTCTATACCGCAGCCGAGATGCGCGAGGCTCTGGAGGCGATGGAACGCATCTTCTACGGGAAGACGTTTGCCGAGCATCTCGCGGACCTCGACGCATCGAGCGGCGCGACGGCTGGCGTCAAGGACGGGTTTCACGAGGGCGGGCATGGCAGAGCCCAGTTCGCGACTGGCGTCGATGCCCTCGACCGGCTGATCGAGAACGACAACTACCTCGACATCTTCGAGCAGTGCCTGGGAACCGACCGCATCGCCTACTGCAACGCCCATCTCTTCATGCGGAGCGGACCCACGGACAAGCGCCACGCCGCCCATCCGTGGGAGGGCTACCACATCGATCACGACACGAACACGTTCCTTCCGCCGAGCGCGCGCGTCGGACTCTACGACTACGTGAACTCCGGCGTGTACCTGCACGACGTCGAGGACGACGGGGCTCCGATGCACGTCATCCCCGGCTCGCACACGCTGCTCGCGGAAATGCTGCCGCGTTGGTTCGAGGAGGGCTCCGCTTCGGGACGCGGCTCCTTCCCAGACATCCGCGAGATCACCGAGTTCGCGAAGCCGATCCCGACCGTCGCGAAAGCTGGCAGCGCGCTGTTCTACTCGTCCTACCTTGTCCACGCCGCCGTCCCGTTCGCCAACAAGCGAAGGCAGCGCGCTCTATGGACGCTCTCGTGCTGCCGCGCCGATGCGTCGAGTTCCACCAAGTACTCGAACGTATACCGATTCGGCGAACGCGACACCTGGATCCCGTTCTGCAACCGAACTTCACCGCGTGTGCGGGCGTTGTTCGGGTGGCCCCGCTCCGGCGATCCGTACTACACACCGCAGACGCTGGACTTGTTGCGCCGTTGGTGGCCCGACATGGACTTGGCTCCCTACCGAGGAGCGTGA
- a CDS encoding phytanoyl-CoA dioxygenase family protein: protein MVNRLRTPPCTSLRQCARLALDPIRGDAWRYRSMGLTAQEIERFHEVGYLPIRQRLLDDDHLSRLRERYDALFSAKRQTRGQGLRNIAVVGASESSEDADTSEEMLQIMEMWSFDDEYRNLLYHKPLLDVAESLIGPDIQLFHDQALYKPARNGGEVPWHQDNGYWRCDPPELVSIWIALDDADEQNGCMNMVPGSHRLGAVGHGRAQTDRGQLPALLSVDVDAAKAVPVPIKAGHGLVHHCQTLHQTNPNRSSRDRRAMVIHYMKAGTRNANGQVMAGNLLLRGKMPADVQ from the coding sequence ATGGTCAACCGACTGAGGACCCCACCATGCACTAGCCTGCGGCAATGCGCTAGACTTGCGCTCGACCCGATTCGAGGTGACGCATGGAGGTACAGGTCGATGGGGTTGACAGCTCAGGAGATCGAACGGTTCCACGAAGTCGGCTACTTGCCGATCCGTCAACGGCTTCTCGATGACGACCATCTGAGCCGCTTGCGGGAGCGGTATGACGCGCTCTTCTCGGCGAAGCGACAGACGCGCGGACAAGGGCTCCGCAACATCGCCGTGGTCGGCGCGTCCGAGTCCTCCGAGGACGCGGACACGTCCGAGGAGATGCTCCAGATCATGGAGATGTGGAGCTTCGACGATGAGTACCGGAACCTGCTCTATCACAAACCGCTGCTGGACGTTGCCGAATCGCTGATAGGTCCCGACATCCAGTTGTTCCACGATCAGGCGCTCTACAAGCCAGCCCGGAACGGCGGCGAAGTGCCCTGGCATCAGGATAACGGCTACTGGCGATGCGACCCGCCGGAGTTAGTCAGCATCTGGATCGCGCTGGACGACGCGGACGAACAGAACGGGTGCATGAACATGGTTCCCGGCAGTCATCGCTTGGGGGCGGTTGGGCATGGTCGGGCTCAGACGGATCGGGGTCAGCTTCCCGCCCTTCTGTCGGTCGATGTGGACGCGGCGAAGGCGGTCCCAGTGCCGATCAAAGCGGGTCACGGACTCGTCCACCACTGCCAGACGCTGCATCAGACGAACCCGAATCGGTCATCGCGCGACCGGCGCGCGATGGTCATCCACTACATGAAGGCGGGCACTCGCAACGCCAACGGTCAAGTGATGGCGGGGAACCTGCTGCTGCGCGGCAAGATGCCGGCGGACGTTCAGTAG